From the Argopecten irradians isolate NY chromosome 13, Ai_NY, whole genome shotgun sequence genome, one window contains:
- the LOC138306406 gene encoding uncharacterized protein, whose protein sequence is MATANVPIRVKSQTTCLHHKGKQLEFYCEECQELACSKCVSSIHKRHSLCDISEIADQRKGNIRNFIDRTEECELLQIRNYIASTDVLLNDNDKTFEKLSTQVKMQTEKLKRELDNRTAVTLSLYQKMKKDNDELIGKYKQDLETYEKQLVQQMQQCKTTLQQGSDIEIYDTICEIDSQIHLPAKPTLGTASFSPNMNPRSHIELAFRNAIFEPHGRPPVDQERSDTCTASDNQEGSSTRHLSTESEEEVPSGTELLTETKELGMWEFPYRIRSLCPTINDQAWISNYSKTLTLMGRNGTIIQDITHKVGINDISLSPTTHRLWACDNENNILELESGQLSKRFKTKDLPRSICVTTDNHIIIGMTNHITKYTTQGQMVLTSKTVGCKKPLVCSPYRIAECPITNNVAVIDTNLQDEGGDGNKHVVIMDTDFQELFICKGEAPTKPMSPFTVSHSFSPIGVVYDSQGNLIIADSLNFKLLLLSGAGVVPKLLHMEPECIYAVGIDREGVLWSGCSGPMVTFLQYNSKTHTC, encoded by the coding sequence ATGGCGACAGCGAACGTACCTATTCGGGTAAAAAGTCAGACAACGTGTTTGCACCATAAAGGGAAACAACTGGAATTTTATTGTGAAGAATGTCAGGAATTGGCGTGCTCAAAATGTGTTTCCTCTATCCATAAACGGCATTCACTCTGTGATATCAGTGAAATTGCTGATCAGAGGAAAGGTAATATTAGAAACTTCATAGACAGAACAGAAGAATGTGAGCTGCTTCAAATCAGGAATTATATCGCCTCTACTGATGTACTCCTTAACGATAACGACAAAACATTTGAGAAACTGTCTACTCAGGTGAAAATGCAAACCGAGAAATTGAAACGTGAACTTGACAATCGTACGGCAGTAACACTATCTCtttatcaaaaaatgaaaaaggacAACGATGAGCTCATCGGAAAATACAAGCAGGACTTGGAGACTTACGAAAAACAACTTGTACAACAAATGCAGCAGTGTAAGACAACACTTCAGCAGGGTTCTGACATTGAAATTTATGACACCATATGTGAAATAGATTCTCAAATACATCTACCTGCGAAACCTACCTTAGGTACTGCTAGTTTCAGTCCAAACATGAATCCACGGAGTCATATAGAACTGGCATTTAGGAACGCTATTTTCGAACCACACGGTCGTCCACCTGTTGACCAGGAAAGGTCAGATACCTGTACAGCATCAGATAACCAGGAAGGATCCTCTACAAGACATCTATCAACAGAGAGTGAAGAGGAAGTACCATCAGGTACTGAACTATTGACAGAGACAAAGGAGTTGGGGATGTGGGAGTTTCCATATCGCATACGATCTCTATGCCCTACCATAAATGACCAGGCTTGGATCAGtaactacagtaaaacattaaCTCTCATGGGTAGGAATGGCACTATTATACAGGACATAACACACAAAGTCGGGATCAATGACATTAGTCTTTCTCCAACAACCCACAGATTGTGGGCTTGCGATAACGAAAACAACATTCTGGAGTTGGAATCAGGACAATTATCGAAAAGATTCAAGACTAAAGATTTACCCAGATCTATATGTGTTACAACAGACAACCATATTATTATAGGCATGACCAATCACATCACCAAATATACCACACAAGGTCAGATGGTGCTCACTTCAAAGACAGTAGGGTGTAAGAAACCGCTAGTCTGTTCACCTTACAGGATCGCAGAGTGTCCTATTACTAATAATGTTGCAGTGATTGATACCAATCTTCAAGATGAAGGCGGTGACGGAAACAAACACGTAGTTATTATGGATACTGACTTCCAGGAACTTTTTATTTGTAAAGGTGAAGCCCCTACTAAGCCTATGTCACCATTTACAGTAAGCCATTCATTTAGTCCCATTGGTGTAGTTTATGATAGTCAGGGGAACCTCATCATAGCGGATTCTTTGAACTTTAAACTACTTCTTCTCAGTGGAGCTGGTGTGGTACCCAAGTTACTTCATATGGAGCCAGAATGCATATATGCTGTGGGTATCGACAGGGAGGGTGTCCTTTGGTCAGGGTGTAGTGGCCCAATGGTAACATTCCTACAATACAACAGTAAAACACATACATGTTGA